From the genome of Trichosurus vulpecula isolate mTriVul1 chromosome 6, mTriVul1.pri, whole genome shotgun sequence:
TAGAACTGGTACCTCCCCTAAAATATAGAAAGCAACTATAATAAAAATGGTCTTGTTGGGCCAATTTTGAAACTGGTATAAATACAAAAGATGTAATGTAACGTACAAATACATTACCTCCTTCATCAGGTTTAAGTCGGCCAGCAAGCATTCTGATGAATGTAGTTTTACCAGTACCTGGCAAAAATGAAAGCGAGGAAGATAATATAACATGTAAACGTGAATTTTGACAATTAAGTTTTGTGAATTACTAATAAACGTACTCTGAGCATTTCAAGTCAGACatctggtaattttttttaaaagaaaggcaaCATGTATGGGCTTTGTAGGTTACAGAGAAAAATATACAATTAAATTGGTATTGTACTCGAGGATTTGTTAAGAGTCAAGTGTCAGAAAGGATCACTGAATTTTAATcctgataattaaaaaaaaattataatccaTCTGGGAGCACCACAGGTTGAGCTTTGGTTATTGTTTCTGACCAAAATGTGGGTTTAAAACGAAAGTATatgatactttttttctcaggATTATTTCCTAATGATTATCATGCAGCGAATAAACTGTCATTTTAATGAAAATTCACttccatttgctgtaatttaaaaaatagtttattatAATTCCTTTAACACGAATGCAAACATTAAGTGGAGTTTTTAAATATAATGAGCAAACTAAATTTCTTTTGCAACAAATAGGAATTGGATTTTTGCAAGGTGTAAGATACATTTAAAAAGTCTGTGCTTTTTTTGCAATCATAAAGGTAAGAGTTAACATGTCTGCTAGCCAATTAATTTCACAGCTACACTCTCATCATGGCAATCTAATGCTATAAATGTTGGCAATAAAATTGTCTACAGTGGTAGACTCACCTGAATTTCACATAAGGAATGCTCCAAATGGAGATGAacatggagtttttttttaagctgggtTGCCTCTGAACAACCAATTTATCCATTATTTCCTAGTCAGTATCCAAGATGAATAACTTCCCTATCAATTTATACACAGAAAACTCAGCTCAGGAAAAGTATCTTATTTTTAATGAagaggtttcttttttaaatgtgcaTATAAACTGGGTTGAGGAACAAAGATTTTAAGCGAGACGTTAAGGTATACCATAACAAAAAAATTTGTAGTTGAACCAAGGTCATCAGATCACCCCAAACCCCCACACCCTTGGACCTATAACCCAGCAACAAGAGTATTTCTTACAAGACTTTTTAAATATAAGCAAGCCCGTTGTACACATGTAGACTCAATTATCCTAAATTCTAACACTTACCATTTTCTCCTAGCATCACCATGATTTCAGAGTCTGTGAATTCTCCAGCAATGATTGCGAGCTCAAATTCAcccatctttttcttcattcctggatatttatacatacacatcttTTTCACTTCTTCCTCATTTGCTGTTTCAGCCACTTTAAAAACCAGTGAGGCATCTCTGAATCTTAAGTTTTCCGTAGGAACATAACCAtctaagaaaatatttatacctGTTGGAGAAAAATAGTATCAATAAAAGGAGGagtgaactaataaatagaaatacTATAAAGCCTTTTAAATTACAGGTGATAATTCTGCATGAAAGAGGATTAAATTAGTATTAACGCAGAGCATCAATTTCCAGTATACagataataaagaataaataacaCTATCTCATTTTTTTGTCCACATTCCTAGAATGACTAGATACCATGTAGTCTTAAAGAGAGGGTAATTCCTCTATTAAACCTGGGATAAAGTATCTGCCACATATCATCAACATTCCAGTAGTTTTCACAGTTTCTTTCTAACTAGAAATGATTAGGTAGGGATGCCATTAAGGAAGAATTAGTTTAGTAATGAATAAATCTATTAAGGATCTGGACTGATGGGTAAAGACAtatgggttaagtgacctgcccagggtcacattgttaATAGGTTCCAGAGGAAAGGTTTGAAAGAAGTATAatcactctgtccactacacaCCACCTCTATTCAAAATGATAACATGGCAAAATTAAGTTTGATAATCatttctttggcttttttttggagggggaaggcagggcaattggggttaagtgacttgctcaaggtcacacagctagtacatgtgtcaagtgtctgaggcaggatttgaactcaggtcctcctgactccagggccggtgctctactcgctgcaccacctagctgacctcaATAATCATTTCTACAAATAATTTAAGAACCTTTAACATGCACCCATGGCAGAAACATCCAACTGAAAAAATCAGATATACTagagaatatgtgtgtgcatgtacagtcttcacacagagaaagagacaagtttaattaaaaaagacacaaggtatatattttaaagtcgcgaattattttatatttttaaaactaatttttttagCTGTATTGAAAAGTGAATGTTAATAAACATAATACCCTTATCTATTCTAGCATACTTTCTTTTTGTCCATGttaatttttgaattttaaacCAGGTTAGttctaaattaaaattaaaactggATTATTTCAGTGATACCAAACTGAGACACTTAAGTTTGAACGTGAACTCTTAAAGTCCCTACTAAGATTTTACGAAAATAAACTTCTATATCTTTGCCGCCTTCTTCTTTCACATATCAGGATAGCTGTTTAATTTGCCAAAAACTGTCAAATTAGATTTCggtccaaagaatgaaaaaaaaaaactatatttttaaaacatttaagaatCTGAGAGTGGTTAATTGCAGCCTTTACTAATTCAAAAGTATCTTAATTAATCTAGGTCCTCAGAAAGCCTATTTCTTGACTAAAGTTtacttttagttttaaaatgctgATACTATAGATAGATATCCATTGTAGCCAATGCTTAATTAGGGCCTGACCTGGCTGCCATTTATTAATAAGAAGAATACAGGTAAGAAAATGaacccaattaaaaaaattacttggaaaaaTTCAAGttattttgtgattttctaaatcatttaaaaaacaaatatttgagaTGTCGTCCTAGGACTGTGCTgggcatgcaaagacaaaaaataggaaataacttgAAGTATGAAATTAGGTACCACATTTACCTACTACCCAAACAAAAACACTttaaagaaacagaatttgagGTCAAGATACCTTTTTATTGTCCTCTCAAATTAAGAACCTTAACATCAAGCCATTTCCCTATCTCTTAATATGTAAATTCTGTTGACAAGTTTTTACCAATTTCTTTTTAGGTGAAAAATGTTACTgaattataaaaaaacaaaagcaaatggcTAAGaatttgaagaataaaaaaatgttttcaaacagTTGTGAGGCTAGAGAATCTTTATATTTTCTATCTGAATGGAAGAAAGGTCACAAGATACAATTAAGgacattttaaaattaccttCTCTTACGCTAAAAGGCATAGTGACAACACCATAAGCACTTGGCACTCCATACAAACAGCAGATGAAGtcagagagataatctaaaacaCTCAGATCATGCTCCACAACAATGATATATCtgaaaataaaaccataaaacattttaagttttCTAACTTTACATGaattcttgtctataaaatactgaaaatcatattaaaatgaagatttttagCAAGTCTTTTTAGACAAGGCCCATCACTAGGAaacaaatgtgaaatttctctttGAAAGAGAAGGCCTTCAAGCAGCATAGTTCAACCAGATTAACCAAATATCCACAAGGGGGTATCATTTAGCTATGTTTTCTAAATAGATTTGTTAAGTGCAAACCATCCTACAAGACTGAGATTTGGTCTAAGTTATATGCGCTAACTTAAAAACAATTACTTTTACTTTAGTGACTCACCCACTCCACTGACGTCCTCCCTTGTAACCAAAAAGCTGAGTCAAGCTAAACAAATCAACAAGTTTGTTACATCCGAAAAAGCACCCCTCTAGTTTTCCACCTCTTTGTGCAGACAGacaacatgcttttttttaaccagttttCCTTTTACAATGTTGTCATGTATCACACAATGCGTTacctttcaattcaatttaatactGAGCTCTATACTACCTGTATTACTTGaccttcccaggcctcagtttcctcatctgaggagTGCTGTGCTaaaaggcctctgaggtcttttcccaGGCCAAAACCACAGATCTACATGCCCAGCATTGGGGAAGGTACCACAAAGGAAAGATGTGTATGGATGAAATAGTTAAAGGACAGCAAAGGACAGACCCTGCCAGGGTTTCCATAGTGAGCTGCTTTCATTACAAGTGATGTTGGAACTATAACCTCAATTTTTGAAGGGCTGTGTTATGAAATGGAAATGAGTATTTAAGAAGATGAAACCTAGAAGACTGGACCAAACACATCCATAAGAAATTTGTGCTGGGAGTACcatggttttaaatgcatgatTATTTAGAGTAGCAATATTCAGAAGTGCTAAAAGTAAGATTccacaagaaaggaaggactTAGAGACAGCACTGACCACAAAAAGAGGTGGCGTGATGTAGTGGATTAAACTAGTcataaagtcaaaagacctggttcCAAGACCCACTTTTGAgacatactggctgtgggacctcaAGCATGTAGCTCAACTCAGTGCCACTAGGCAACTCTGCAAGCCTACAGACCACTGAGGTGTgaacctgtattggtagagggagttccctttgccaggaaaatcacaggttcagtcccacCCCATTACCTACAAAAAATGTAGAATGAGAAGACACTAGAAATTAGTGATGCACAGTGTCTTATTTCCAAAAAATATCTATGAGAATGACTTTTGCACACATGGCATGActctgataaaaacaaaaaggcaacAGGTAGACTATAACAGACTATTTCCTAAGCTGATCATTTCTACAGAATCATACTGTTGACACTAAACATATCATTTGTTGATTGCtaaaacaaaatccaaactcTAAATCCTCTCAAACCAAAATGAACCATTCACTGCAGCAAAACACTGCCTTGGCAGTTTTCCACAAACTGTCTTCCATATGTTAAAATAAGGGTTCAATAAAATATTCCAAGAGAGACATTTACTATTATCATGGAAGGTGTCCTGTTCAGAGTTCAAATAGAGGGATTACATACAGATGGAGATCAAGTTTGGAAACATGACCAGTCATTCTGAGCAAGATCTATCACCACTCAAAAGATCAGCCTAGTAATTAATtcacagagaaaaaaatctaagggGATGAACAAAACAATGCCTAGATTATATCATGTAGTTGGATGGATGTTTTACTGAGTTATTCATTTAGTACACAGACTGTGGGCAAAGTATATGGACAATGAGATGGTCCCAAAGTTGAATAGGAGACATGAGAAATGTGCAACACTTCAATGATCTCAAGGCTATGTGCTACAAAAGCTGATCTTTTTTTACAGTAATATTCTCCAGTTAACGCTACATGGCTATGAATCATGGTACATTACCATCTCAGAGGAATTAAAAATTTGATGTGAACCTAAATCACAATGGAATGGAAGTAGAGTAAAACACTGCATGTAGGAAGTGATATAAAATGTATGATTCAGGTCTTGTGTGACACAAGGGCTGGCCTTGTGTCAAAAGTGAGGTATAGATGGACAACTCAAATACTGCACGGTATTGGTGAGATATTACAAGAATCAGAGAAAATCCTCCAGCCTCTTCTATGGAGTGTTTTTGTAAAGACACCTATAAATACCAAATAGGGTATGAGAAAGGGTGGATGGGCCGCAACTTCTATCAATGGAAGTATAGAAGTATTGAAGAAGAATCTAGTTGTCAAAATGTATAATATAGAAAATACAATGGAGATCAGGAAGTAGTCATTATTGGTTAAAGCTAACCGAAGGCTTCAAGGAGTTAACAGGATTCAACAAATTTATCTGACAAGAtaggaagaaggaatgagaagaaCAGGCAGTACAAAACAAACAGTGACATGGACCTGTTCACACAGACTCTCATTAAGCTGCAGGCTTAATCTCTTACTGTACATATAGACCACCATTACAGAATTATGCCAACCAGACATTTGTATCTCCCAGGGTTTTGTCATCCTGGTCCCCAAAATGCTGACGATGGTCTGAGAACACTGGCACTGGCACCTAGAGTTTATATCTAATTACTCTGGCAATCTATACAAGACAAGGTATGCTGGGCTCCAAAGTCTGCCTTGATATTCACTCTAGGGGGTGAATTTAAATTCGGCCTACTTCTCtgatcacacacacaaaaaaatgtaaagataGGATTCTGACACTATCTTATAGCTTTTGGTAATCTACAGAATGAGTTACTATGATATATGGTTCTCAGCTGTTTTTGCTTTGGCACATAGCTGCTTACTGTATAAATCAGGTGCCGATCAGCTGGACAGATAAACTAGGGTCAGATTACAGAAGGCTTaggtaaaaaaatgaagaatctgGATTTGATCAGACATGCAATATAACATATTATTAAATACATATACAGtattatacaatataatattaAAGTAAAATGGTATACTGGAAAAAGCGCTGCACATGGCAACAAAAGTCCAAGGCCCAAATCCCAGTTTCTACACTTAACTATGACAAAGAGCAAGATAAATATCTCAGTCTCCACATTTGCACAAGAGGGATACAATTAATCACATTACATATCTTAAGAGGGCCACCGTGAGCaatatgctttgtaaatcttaaaaggcTACAGGAatgtatttttgttattcttctaCAAAGTAATTATATAAAAGTAGAATTTGATGATTAGTTTGATGGCAGTAAGCATGATAGGCTGGATTAGGGATAAATGAGAAAGTAGCTAGATCAGTTAAGAAGTAACTCAAGGATGAAGTTATGGGGTCTAGACTACAATGGTACTAGTATAATCATGTTCTCCAAGAATCTGGGGAACATCTTAAAGCTACAGAATACCCAGGCTGacctgaaataaaaattttaaaggtcataaaataaattcaacttATCGCCACAGCCTACTAAGACTTAAAAAGATTATTAAACTAGAATAcggaaataaaattctatttatgaGAAAAATAATGGGCTTCTCTCTTCTACTTTCTTTACTTGTTCACATAGGGTACCCACATGTATATGGCACTTTGGTGGGCATGTGCTCTAAGGCAGGTGTTAAGTATTTTTTGGtggggtccagacctgtgattctaTCCACATATGGAACTCCTAGTGTGGAAATGTCCTTCATTGATACAGACAGATCTTTAGGAGCTTAGAactgaaaaaataactaaaaaaaattaagtgtctGTAAATACTAGGTACTTACCTATCAGGATTTATAAGCGATCGTATAGTAATGGCAGCCTTTAGCCGCTGCTTAACATCTAGGTAGCTGGAAGGTTCATCAAACATGAAActacaaagaaaacacaaaaatactCAACATTTTTGAAGGATAAGAATTATAAATtacgcatatgtatatacagagattatctctctatctatttatccatctctaCCTACCCATGCTTTCCTACCCAGTACTATCTTGAAAGCCACTGGAAAATAAAAATGGGATGTTTTTAGGAAATTTGTTGGATACATAAAGTCAAAAAAAGACAActgatataaatgaaaaaaattaggtGAACCAACCCAAAGtatcttctctgacactgcttgaatttttttttaccttacttTGCCATACTTCCCAAAATTCCAACAATTAGAGATTAATTGGGGTTAATAAACATCTTTCTGAAACATCTGATTACCCCAATAGGAGGATAAGGACACTAATACGAATTAAttcaatcagatttttttttcccctaacattTAACGGAGGTGAAAACAGCAATCTTTGTGGGGGTTGTGAGAGGAAAGGAGTGTGCACGAAATCCTTTAAGCCCTCAGAGTTGGGTGCAAAGACAAAAGCGTGATGGCAATGGATGCCTGGAAAAAGGGATTTTGGAGGGTGCTAAGACCAATTCTATGCCATTCTCCGCCCTCCCATATAGCACTGTCATCTGCTCACAACTTTAAGCTGCCTGCAGTGTAGCTGTATTATGGTTTGTTGAACAATCTTTGGGGGGTTAGCCTGGGTACCAAACAATAATTGTAACACCATTTTTCTGGGAAAAGGTATTCCTGGTAACAAACAACTGACTTGCAAATAAAATTCTAGAACACACGGTATTAGTAAATTAGTGGCTACATTAGGGATTTCATATATGAAACCTTGACATTTCTTCCTACTTGAAGACAAACActtgtcaaatgagggagttctGTACAAATCAGTATCTACTTGCTTCAACATTTTCCCCTAATGCAGAACTTTTAATGCTATACTCTCAATCTGTAGTAATAAGAAGCTTACGTTTATATAGAGCTAtcccatacattatctcatttgatattaaaacaaagcaaatttaTGAAATAGCTTAAGAATTAAGGTATAAGAAATGCAAAATTAACATACATATCTGCTTTCTGTATGCAAACAACAGCGCAAGCAAATCTTTGCAACTCTCCTCCTGAGAGATCCTCAACATTTCGTTCTTTGAGATGGGTTAAGTCTATAACAAAAGAACACTGAACCATTACATTTAATATAATAATGGGATGGTTAATAAACATGCATAAAAatagttttatctttttaatagCCCTGTGTTTCTCACATATCTCTGAACTAGGGAGTATGAATATTATCTTACcattttaaaagatgatgaaAATGCGGCTTGGAAAAGATCAGTGATTTATATgcaatcatacagctagtaaacagCAGGGCCAGGcatcaaatccaggtctttctgattctaaggcaCTGACCTATTTTTCACTATTATACTCTAGTGGTGAATTTATACCTGGGTCTCTTGTGTTTTAAGTAgattaaaatatacaaaattaacAATGCTAGAATTAAAAATTAACGAGTTCTTAATTAGTATCAGCAATCCAATATTATCTATTAAATGTGCTATTTTCTGTATGTGTTAACGctccaaatacatttaaaaaaaaaaaacttaccaagCTGCTGACACACAATAGCTTGTGTCTTTGTTTCATCCTTTCGGTCCAAAATAGAACCCACAGTGCCCTGCAGGAAGGTATtagaaatatgtatacacatacagatacacacacacagatacacagctTTGTTTTAATAGCATGTGCAACACAAATATTTACGAAGTTTCAGCTATGTGCAAGGATTAAAAAAACGAGAAGAgaaagtccttgtcctcaagaagcttacaatgtaGTAGGGGAGCATATACTCCTGCGGCCCCCCTGACCCCCAAATAAGATTAAATGGCATGTGTGAAGGATGTCCTAGGGAGTGACACTTACAGGGTTAAAGTTTCAAATAAAGTATATAGTGTACTCTACTTATGAACAATCATTATAAGACCCAAATTCTTCCAACAAATAACTGACCTTTGCAGCTTTGGGAATCTGGTCCACATACTGAGGCTTGATGATTGCTTTTAGGTCATCTTCTAGAATCTTGGTAAAATAGTTTTGCAACTCAGATCCTCGAAAATAAGTCAAGATTTCTTGCCAATCTGGTGGATCCTTGAGGAGTAAGACACAAAATGACTTGAATACAGTGACTAAAACTGTAAAGCACAATTGTTAGGAAAGGATTTGACGAATGGAGTAGCAAGTAAGTGCAAAAGTTTCTTCTGAGTAAAGTATTTAAAGGAGTCTCATCAAtgccaaacatttaaaatatatttgtcgTCTATCTTCAGGGAGTgtcatataatggaaagaacaatggattaaAACTTAAAGGCCCTAGGTTGAAATCATGGCATTGTTATTTACTGTGCGACTTTGGGTAACCTGGccttgcctcagtatcctcatctgcaaaactgaGGTGAGCGTTAGGCTAGATggtttgaggtcccttccagttcgaGATCTATGATCTTTAAGGTACCATCCAGCTTAAATTCTATACCTTTAGAAGGGGAAGAGAACTGATATGAAAGCAATGGTTAACAAACTGATGATTTGGGCTCATGGATCCCTAATAACCACCAAAATACAGTTTATAAACTAAAACGATTAGAAAAACGTTAAGTACATAAAACCTGAAATGAGTTTCACTCGTTTTCTTGAATATTACAGACATTATGTCAAAAGGCTAACAAAATTACCTTAAAGCGTTAAGTTTCATAAAGAATCAATACCTACATCATATTTTCCAAGGTTTGGTTTTTGCTTCCCTGCTAAAATTTTCAAGGCAGTTGATTTTCCAATACCATTAGTTCCAACTAATCCCAAAACTTCACCTGGACGAGGGATAGGCAACCTGCGTATGTAAATGAAAATGCTAATACTGAAAAGCACACACTTGGTCATAAGAAAGCTCTAAGTTGTTTCTGGGTCACCTACTTTAAGGCATCTGCACCACACACATATGTCTAGTAACAAGCACAAAAAAAGGTAAACTAGGCagaaataccagctattattggCAATTAGACAGCCTATATTAACTTTAACTGTTAATTGTTAGAAATGCATCCATGACCAGCATAATTCCTATTTTTGCTTATTTAGCTTTCTTTCAGAGATCACTCTGGAGCCAATATGTTTTACCCTAACATATAAGGCTCAATTATAACAcgaaaaaaacaaaatgttttgatatataaaaatatgtagtGGGTACAAGTccctccagtctttttttttttctggtctgccAATTTACTTACAAGGAGAAAGTGCCACATCAATGAAACATTCTACCTCCTTCCCCCTGCAGCAGTGGGTCGTTAGAACTGGCAGTTTGAGAAATAGCTTTTCATTAGCAAATCTATACTAAcacattaaaaatgtaaatgctaatcagaaaaaaaatctcactaaAAACGGTACCTATTTTTCTGTTATTTAGTTCATTTTATGTAGTGTTTATTCCATAACCAAGCCTCTTAGATAAATACAATGAAAGGTCAATTCCAAAAAGGGATATACCCACACTAGTATGACTATAAGCTGCTCCTAAATTTAACTGTAAAACCCCTTGCCTGAGATCTCTATACTACACTATAAATAACAGTGATTACAGAATGCACATATTCATGCaagtcagttttcagaaaaaaagagctaGCTACATTTAAATCAATATGGCATATTTTGGAAAACATAACTATATACTCAATGAAATGAATTTTCAGAAAGTTCCAATACTGTACTTCTGCCTGGAGTATAATTAACaaacttttcttccatttcctcctaCTCTGAGTATCTGAAAGGCACACAAATTTAATCAAAtgcattttactttaaaatatttatggtacatcaaaataaaacagaaagctACCTTGAAAACATACCTGTGAAGTTTGAAGGCATTGGCACAATATCGATGTGTTGTTTCCTTTTCAAGGTTGCTAGGTAAATTGACAATTGACAAAGCGCCAAAAGGGCATTTCTGTAATTTAAAGTAAaagattcatttataaaataccttatcaccaaaccaaatacaatttgcAACTTTCCTTCAACAAGAGGGGACAGTTATCAGACTCTTTTGGACTTATCCTTGCTTGCCAccttaaaacaatcctgaggtgCTTCTCTGATTCGTGACTCCCTCAAAGGaccaccattttaggaaggacctcCAGCCATGCTTTACCTTACTCAAACCTGGACCCTCACCTGCCACTTTGGAgaaaccacttaataaatgcttgttgatagactTGACTTTACCAACTGGCATGTTCTTCCTTGAGCCCACCATTTCTGGAAGGACCCCATGTTTCACTGGATTCCTCTTCACCTGCTGCCTTACCCATGTGTCTCTCCTTATCCTCTCTAGCTCTCCTTTATGTCCCGCCTTCCCTTATTACAACGGAAGCTCCTTGATGGTAGAAATTTTTATTCACaatttttttgcatccccagcttaGCATAGCTTCCAGAACATATTAATactttctgtatatatgtatctttgtATCTATAATGGATACGTGTCTGTTTTGGGCAAAAATGTACAGCACTATATCTGAATCAAATACAGTACTGAAAGAACAGTTTCAGCAGTCTTAATGCTCAGAATGAATTGAAGCTGGAGGGGAAGGCAAAGAAgagtaatatttattttaaagttacaCTGGAGAATTGAGGAGCCAATAAGAGAATTATCTGGTTGCTCCTTTTACTAATCATCTGAGCCAAACAAATTGTATTTTCTGGTACTGAGGTAATCAGATGTGAATGCTGAGGCTTTTTCAGTGTTGTCTGATAGATGATGGAGATGGAAAAGTTAAGAGTTTTAGAGAAAACAATGGTAAAGAAAGCCCTTCTAAAGGGCTCTAGAAAGCACGGGAAGGAGATTCAACAGGTGTGTATAGGATGGACAAAATCTTACTCAAGTAATAGACTCCTTGAAATTTAGATTGGACCAGACAGTGATCAATGACAATGACATGAGAATAGAAGAGGTACCACATGACTGGAGGATAAATATTGTTCCAATTttcaaaagaggggagagaaaagaatgtaaattataagctagtgagcttgactttggtCCCtgccaaaattctagaatgtcttattaaagagatagttactaatttactagctgtgtgaccttgggcaagtcacttaaccccagctgcCTGGCCAaaccctctcaaaaaaaaaaaaaaaaagagagatagttACTAAACattta
Proteins encoded in this window:
- the ABCE1 gene encoding ATP-binding cassette sub-family E member 1, yielding MADKLTRIAIVNHDKCKPKKCRQECKKSCPVVRMGKLCIEVTPQSKIAWISETLCIGCGICIKKCPFGALSIVNLPSNLEKETTHRYCANAFKLHRLPIPRPGEVLGLVGTNGIGKSTALKILAGKQKPNLGKYDDPPDWQEILTYFRGSELQNYFTKILEDDLKAIIKPQYVDQIPKAAKGTVGSILDRKDETKTQAIVCQQLDLTHLKERNVEDLSGGELQRFACAVVCIQKADIFMFDEPSSYLDVKQRLKAAITIRSLINPDRYIIVVEHDLSVLDYLSDFICCLYGVPSAYGVVTMPFSVREGINIFLDGYVPTENLRFRDASLVFKVAETANEEEVKKMCMYKYPGMKKKMGEFELAIIAGEFTDSEIMVMLGENGTGKTTFIRMLAGRLKPDEGGEVPVLNVSYKPQKISPKSTGSVRQLLHEKIRDAYTHPQFVTDVMKPLQIENIIDQEVQTLSGGELQRVALALCLGKPADVYLIDEPSAYLDSEQRLMAARVVKRFILHAKKTAFVVEHDFIMATYLADRVIVFDGIPSKNTLANSPQTLLAGMNKFLSQLEITFRRDPNNYRPRINKLNSIKDVEQKKSGNYFFLDD